The following are encoded in a window of Lichenicola cladoniae genomic DNA:
- the hpf gene encoding ribosome hibernation-promoting factor, HPF/YfiA family, protein MQISVAGKQIDLSDALRTRVTMHLDTIAEKYFDHALEASVTFGRARSFFTCDINVHAARGLVVRGEGEAADAHGAFDDAAEHIAKRLRRYRRRVNEHSRDLAQRRPEVGRQYILRQEEDVRGASAETVSALPAPQTYATIIAEQETQIATLTVGEAVMQLDLADRTVLMFRNSASGGINVVYRRPDGHIGWLDPDPSTH, encoded by the coding sequence ATGCAGATCAGCGTCGCCGGCAAGCAGATCGACCTCTCGGACGCGCTCCGAACCCGCGTCACGATGCATCTGGATACGATTGCCGAGAAGTATTTCGACCATGCGCTCGAGGCGAGCGTGACCTTTGGACGGGCACGCAGCTTCTTCACCTGCGACATCAACGTCCATGCCGCGCGCGGCCTGGTGGTCCGGGGCGAGGGCGAAGCAGCCGACGCGCATGGCGCATTCGACGACGCAGCCGAGCATATCGCGAAGCGGCTCAGGCGCTACAGGCGGCGGGTCAACGAACACTCCCGGGATCTGGCGCAGCGCCGGCCGGAAGTAGGCCGTCAATACATCCTGCGGCAGGAGGAGGACGTTCGCGGAGCCTCTGCCGAGACCGTATCGGCGCTACCCGCCCCGCAGACCTACGCCACGATCATCGCCGAACAGGAAACGCAGATTGCGACACTGACGGTCGGTGAAGCGGTCATGCAGCTCGATCTGGCCGATCGCACCGTGCTGATGTTCCGCAACAGTGCCAGCGGCGGCATCAACGTGGTGTATCGCCGTCCCGACGGCCATATCGGGTGGCTCGACCCCGACCCGTCCACCCACTGA
- a CDS encoding DUF1150 family protein, with amino-acid sequence MDTTTTDSNELSLATLDIRHLTASQLLALGVTQLAYVKSVVVDGNAVFAIHAADGTPMALTGDRDVAFAAIRQHEMVPALVH; translated from the coding sequence ATGGACACCACCACGACGGACTCGAACGAGCTTTCACTGGCCACCCTGGATATCCGTCATCTGACGGCAAGCCAGCTTCTGGCTTTGGGCGTGACCCAGCTTGCCTATGTCAAGTCGGTCGTCGTCGACGGGAATGCGGTATTCGCGATCCATGCGGCCGACGGCACGCCGATGGCGCTGACCGGAGACAGGGACGTGGCATTCGCAGCGATCCGGCAGCACGAGATGGTACCGGCGCTGGTCCATTAG